A stretch of Leucobacter aridicollis DNA encodes these proteins:
- a CDS encoding ABC transporter permease: MTRFIIGRTGLLALAWLVASVLIFATLRILPGDVAQVIGGTQASPAQVENLREQLGLNRPLFAQYFDWIGGVLRFDLGHSVVTGTEISSELAEKAEVTIPLTIMSLAVVLLVALPLGVFAAYRNSTPLGQLVSASSVLASAIPVVWAGLLGTLVLSSWLGWLPSQGFPQDGWERPVQAFRSLVLPALTIGLIEGAILFRLVRSATLRALDADHVRTAMSQGNSRLRALLTQGLPGVGLSIISMLGLQAAALLVGAVVVEQLFSLPGLGTMLVSDVGERDLPKVQSTLLVLTSVILVMGALVDVVHRLIDPRLRAEGEE; encoded by the coding sequence GTGACGCGATTCATCATCGGCCGCACCGGCCTCCTGGCTCTCGCCTGGCTCGTCGCGAGCGTGCTCATCTTCGCAACGTTGCGGATCCTGCCGGGCGACGTCGCCCAGGTCATCGGCGGCACGCAGGCCTCCCCGGCCCAGGTCGAGAACCTCCGCGAACAGCTCGGCCTGAACCGCCCGCTGTTCGCCCAGTACTTCGACTGGATCGGCGGCGTCCTGCGCTTCGACCTCGGGCACTCCGTTGTCACGGGTACGGAGATCTCCTCGGAGCTCGCCGAGAAGGCGGAGGTCACCATACCGCTGACAATCATGTCGCTCGCGGTCGTGCTGCTCGTCGCGCTCCCGCTTGGGGTCTTCGCCGCCTATCGCAACTCCACGCCGCTCGGGCAGCTCGTGTCGGCGTCGAGCGTGCTCGCTTCGGCGATCCCCGTCGTGTGGGCGGGCCTCCTCGGCACGCTGGTCCTCTCGTCGTGGCTCGGGTGGCTGCCGTCCCAGGGATTCCCGCAAGACGGGTGGGAGCGGCCAGTGCAGGCGTTCCGGTCGCTCGTGCTGCCAGCCCTCACGATCGGCCTCATTGAGGGCGCGATCCTCTTCCGGCTCGTGCGGAGCGCGACGCTGCGCGCGCTCGACGCCGACCACGTGCGCACCGCAATGTCGCAGGGCAATTCCAGGCTCCGCGCGCTCCTCACGCAGGGACTGCCAGGCGTCGGGCTCTCGATCATCTCCATGCTCGGTCTGCAGGCGGCGGCGCTCCTCGTCGGGGCCGTCGTCGTTGAGCAGCTGTTCAGCCTGCCCGGGCTTGGAACGATGCTCGTCTCGGACGTTGGCGAGCGCGACCTGCCGAAGGTGCAGTCGACGCTGCTGGTGCTCACCTCAGTGATTCTTGTGATGGGGGCTCTCGTCGACGTGGTGCACCGCCTCATCGACCCGCGGCTCCGGGCGGAGGGCGAGGAATGA
- a CDS encoding ABC transporter substrate-binding protein, producing MSESNPQPPTYTKRTRSKTPIVIGVIILVGLIAAVAAYFALTRPTSGDDTKELSVGLVLEPTSLDVRNDAGVATGQVLIDNVYQGLVGIEAGSIADIVPVLATEMPEVSADGLEYTFTLRSGVTFHSGAEFTADDVVASLEPALTADSVGFDAQVTKVDDNTVRIALEQPNSRLLWELAGSAGVILEGGSTDGLQNSANGTGPFEFTRWKQGDSITLDKFAGYWGEPALVDRATFRFFPEGRAAVNALKDGDIDVHTALLSPLRAEFEGNANFDMVRAESADVFTLAYNSARAPFDDPRVRQALSMAIDGEALVASQNGDAVQLGSPITELEPGYVDLTKVNGYDPEAARALLAEAGQSNLSLTITSPNFYDTAALDMVTSQLAEVGVSAKVKPVEFPTWLNDVYSNHDFDLSYVDHAEARDLGNYANPGYYFGYDNPEVQRLYAESLASTDAGAEAKLLEEAAGIIAEDAPAKWLFNYTPTNVISTKVSGFPSVNTNARVSLAGVSID from the coding sequence GTGAGTGAGTCGAACCCGCAGCCGCCGACATACACGAAGCGCACGCGCTCAAAGACGCCCATCGTCATTGGCGTCATCATCCTCGTCGGCCTCATCGCCGCCGTCGCCGCCTACTTCGCGCTCACGCGCCCGACGTCCGGCGATGACACCAAGGAGCTCTCGGTCGGGCTCGTGCTCGAACCCACGAGCCTCGACGTCCGCAACGACGCAGGCGTCGCCACCGGCCAGGTGCTCATCGACAACGTGTACCAGGGCCTCGTCGGCATCGAAGCAGGCAGCATCGCCGACATCGTGCCCGTCCTCGCGACCGAGATGCCCGAGGTGAGCGCGGACGGTCTCGAGTACACGTTCACGCTGCGGTCGGGCGTGACGTTCCACTCGGGGGCCGAGTTCACCGCCGACGACGTCGTCGCGTCGCTCGAGCCCGCGCTCACCGCGGACTCCGTCGGGTTCGACGCGCAGGTGACAAAGGTCGACGACAACACCGTCAGGATCGCGCTCGAACAGCCGAACTCGCGACTGCTGTGGGAGCTCGCAGGCTCAGCGGGCGTCATCCTCGAGGGCGGCTCGACCGACGGCCTCCAGAACTCGGCGAACGGCACCGGCCCGTTCGAGTTCACGCGCTGGAAGCAGGGCGACAGCATCACGCTCGACAAGTTCGCCGGCTACTGGGGCGAGCCCGCGCTCGTCGACCGCGCGACGTTCCGCTTCTTCCCCGAGGGACGCGCTGCAGTCAACGCGCTGAAGGACGGCGACATCGACGTCCACACCGCGCTCCTCTCGCCGCTGCGCGCGGAGTTCGAGGGCAACGCGAACTTCGACATGGTCCGCGCGGAGAGCGCAGACGTGTTCACGCTCGCCTACAACAGCGCCCGCGCGCCCTTCGACGATCCCCGCGTGCGCCAGGCGCTCAGCATGGCGATCGACGGCGAGGCCCTCGTCGCCTCGCAGAACGGCGACGCCGTGCAGCTCGGCAGCCCGATCACCGAGCTCGAGCCCGGCTATGTCGACCTCACGAAGGTCAACGGGTACGATCCCGAGGCAGCGCGCGCGCTGCTCGCCGAGGCCGGGCAGTCGAACCTTAGCCTCACCATCACGTCGCCGAACTTCTACGACACCGCGGCCCTCGACATGGTGACCAGCCAGCTCGCAGAGGTCGGCGTCTCCGCAAAGGTGAAGCCTGTCGAGTTCCCGACCTGGCTGAACGATGTCTACTCGAACCACGACTTCGACCTCAGCTATGTCGACCACGCCGAGGCGCGCGACCTCGGCAACTACGCGAACCCTGGCTACTACTTCGGATACGACAACCCCGAGGTGCAGCGCCTGTATGCGGAGTCACTCGCGAGCACCGACGCCGGTGCCGAGGCGAAGCTCCTCGAGGAAGCTGCAGGGATCATTGCCGAGGACGCCCCCGCGAAGTGGCTCTTCAACTACACGCCGACGAACGTCATCAGCACGAAGGTCAGCGGCTTCCCGAGCGTCAACACCAACGCCCGCGTGAGCCTCGCCGGCGTCTCGATCGACTAG
- a CDS encoding Fe-S oxidoreductase gives MTGTGPGVPAGPRPPRNLPLAWFGYAYATAVGFIWGSIWSTGAVERLDGMWVFRGMPRWTFGRGGSCVGSCYLTDANVSPAILRHEQVHRRQWRRYGLALPLLYFLAGRDPLTNRFEVEAGLRDGGYVR, from the coding sequence GTGACGGGCACGGGTCCCGGCGTCCCCGCGGGTCCGCGGCCGCCGCGCAATCTGCCGCTCGCGTGGTTCGGCTACGCCTACGCGACCGCGGTCGGCTTCATCTGGGGCAGCATCTGGTCAACCGGAGCCGTCGAACGCCTCGACGGGATGTGGGTGTTCCGCGGCATGCCGCGCTGGACGTTCGGCCGGGGCGGCAGCTGCGTCGGCTCCTGCTACCTCACCGACGCGAACGTGAGCCCCGCGATCCTCAGGCACGAGCAGGTGCACCGCCGCCAGTGGCGCCGCTACGGCCTCGCGCTGCCGCTGCTCTATTTCCTCGCGGGCCGAGACCCCCTCACCAACCGCTTCGAGGTCGAGGCCGGGCTGCGTGACGGCGGGTACGTCCGCTAG
- a CDS encoding arginase family protein, which yields MAEPTKAIFLLMPEWQGSASSRAMLITDGAAHLREDLPPAARFDVAVPQQAGDALGTPVARLSSVVAARDAARETLRSAEDPAITLGGDCASTLAGLDRAAERDPGVAVLWFDAHPDLQHPSTSPSGAASGMALRHALGLGIADLNGAHPIDPSRVLLVGAREVDAEEAQAIDELGIRSLAATSEGPAEAVRDWLTEIGATSVYVHIDLDVLDPAEFAAVHAPVPFGLAVSDLAGAVRAAVATAPLAGAAICEFAPATAEIASDDSPTVLRLLAALVSGGSR from the coding sequence ATGGCTGAGCCGACCAAGGCGATCTTTCTGTTGATGCCCGAGTGGCAGGGTTCCGCGTCGTCGCGCGCGATGCTCATCACCGACGGCGCGGCGCACCTCCGGGAGGATCTCCCGCCGGCGGCCCGCTTCGACGTCGCCGTGCCGCAGCAGGCGGGTGACGCGCTCGGAACCCCGGTGGCGCGCCTGAGCTCGGTGGTCGCCGCCCGCGACGCCGCCCGCGAGACGCTCCGCTCAGCCGAGGATCCGGCGATCACCCTCGGGGGCGACTGCGCCTCAACGCTCGCGGGCCTCGACCGCGCGGCCGAGCGCGACCCGGGCGTCGCGGTGCTCTGGTTCGACGCGCACCCCGACCTCCAACACCCGAGCACCTCGCCCTCCGGCGCGGCCTCGGGCATGGCGCTGCGCCACGCTCTCGGTCTGGGGATCGCCGATCTCAACGGCGCGCATCCGATCGATCCGAGTCGCGTGCTACTCGTCGGCGCGCGCGAGGTCGACGCCGAGGAGGCGCAGGCAATCGACGAGCTCGGCATCCGCAGTCTCGCGGCGACGTCCGAGGGCCCGGCGGAGGCCGTGCGGGACTGGCTTACCGAGATCGGCGCGACGAGCGTCTACGTGCATATCGATCTCGACGTGCTCGATCCCGCCGAGTTCGCGGCCGTGCACGCTCCCGTGCCGTTCGGCCTCGCGGTCTCCGACCTGGCTGGCGCCGTGCGCGCTGCCGTCGCCACGGCACCGCTGGCGGGCGCGGCGATCTGCGAGTTTGCGCCGGCCACCGCCGAGATCGCCTCCGACGATTCCCCGACGGTCTTGCGGCTCCTCGCCGCGCTGGTCTCGGGCGGCAGCAGGTGA